The genomic segment CAAAGTAGTCCGCAAACTCTTCGTAGCAAGGAATATAGAAATTTGTCAATCAATTAGTAGTCGCCTTCTCAATTATTAATCTGTTTGTGGTTATGAAACTTAAAAAATTAGATTATAAGGCTTGTAGCCTGGTGTTTATTGTCTATGTCATGGTTATTGAATAGTGATAGAACATGCCCCACAAACTGGCAAGTCCTGAAACACTACCTTTGAAAGAGTTGAGTTTGGTTCCAAAACACGAAAGCACCCATTGAGAAGCTTTGACTTGGGCCTGGATGCGTGAAATATCCCACAAGACATGACTGATCAGGTGTCATGGTTTAAGCAACTTCATGGATTTCTAATATCTCCTACATTTGACTAAAGAAGTAACAGAGGACTCTGATCTGAGTCTTTCCGGTGAACATCTCAATGTATGATCCAAGGATGCTCTGAACTAAAGAACTCTAATGAAATGTATGATCAACCAAAATCTGTTGAATTTGCACTGCGTTCTTCCTGCTGTGAAAGGCACAAGTACTATCAGTTTCCAAACATTGACAGCAAAATCAATACTACTTGTTGATAACAATACATAATAAGTTTATTAAGAACAATTTGTACAGGACTGTGGAACAAAAGAGTAATACTACATAATACGCTCAACCAACAGTGGAAGCCATCTACGAACAGAATTTATATTTACAAGCAGCTAGTGAGTAGTGAATACAAGGCATACACTATAACTACGCTACAAAAATCACAAACGACTATTAAGTCCTTTGTGCAGGAGCAAGCTGTCCCAACTTATCCGTAAGATTATTTATACTCCTCATATTTAACCAAAAATTTTCACGATCAACTGCTTGACTGCCATCTTTTCTACTCTCAACATGTTTTCTTTTGGAATGAACTTCAGGACCATCAGTTGAGTCCACGCTGTCAGTCAAAAATTGTTCCCAGAAAACATCGTTGGCACCAGTAGGTGAATTAGACAAGCTTCCAGCTGGTTCTTTTTTTAGGATGGAAACCTCGGGCACACTTGTTCTACTAGGCTCTGAATTCATATCAATCTCAGAAGTTTCAATCGCAAGATCAGTGTAAGATATAGCTGGGCTGTTGGCAATGCTTGTGGATTGATCAAAATCAATTGGACTATTTGGTACACTAACCACCGCCGCATCTTTTGCCACGTTTTCCCAATATGTCAGAGAAATCTCCAATCTCTCCAACAACTCCTCATTAAATCCTGAAGTCCGTTTGGAGAAACCTTGTGGGACACTCGTCTGATCATCTTCAGAGCTTCCATCATCCTGCCATAAACTTTTCCTTGGCAACCTTCTCTTTCTCTCATGTATTTCTTCTGATTTTGGCAAAAGACTCATGGCAAGCGCTGGTGTTTTCAAGGTTTGAGCCAACGATGATATCACATCTGTTTGTCGTTGCTCCAGACGTTGCACACGCTCTGTCAGAATCAGCATCTGCAATTCCATTTGTTGTTTCTCCTGTTGCTGTCTTTGGAGCTCTACGTGCATTGATTCCTTTTCATATCTCAATCTTTCAATGTCTTCCTTGTATCCCCGCCTTTCTGAATCACTTAATGGAGATAAAGATCCTCCTTGTCCATGAAGATTCTGTGTTGAATGACTGTGAACCGGCTTGCGTCTGTGAATGTTCTTCAAAAGATGTGGTTCTCCTCTGACAAAATCCTCATTAGCAAATTCCCATTGTTCAGGATCAACTTTCCTAAAACCCTGTTTAAAAAATTCACAACACAAAGTCAATTACAATTTCGGAGTACAAAAAAGATCCCAACAATGACAAAGTATTTATCCCATCGCCTTACATATGTATTAAGCTGTCGGATAAAGCTGGAAAAATTATTATGCTTGAAGAATCTAGGCAACAAGATTCTAGAAAACTCCGGAGGATCCCACACTACAAAACTTCTGTGGTTCAGACTCCATGAAACAATGGGATCAGTAGAAAGATCGTCCACCATTTCATACGTCTTGGCTATAAATGGAGGCAGCGCAGTGGAATTACCTTGACCTTCATCCATCATCATCAACTCTCTTCTGAATCGAACTTCAAAACAAACCACCAATAAATTCAATATTCAATCTTGCCTGCAAAGAAATGAACTTTTTTAGCCTTCTATTAATCCAAGTTATAACCTAAATTCCATTGACATCTTTTTTTCTTCGTGTAAATACAACACTGAACATTTAATTTCAGCCCATAACATACTTATATGCATCATAAGCTAACATATTACTATCATTTaacaaattttttttttaaattcaaattttGACAATTAAACACCTTAAGTAGCACAAATCATACAACAAACCACCAAATCAAGAAAAACCCATTACAGTAGCTTTAAAACTGGACGAATACAAACACATGTACATACAAATATTTAAAACGCACttaaggtgtttgatgaaatacCTGAGAGAACATAAAAATCAAGAACTTGTATTTTGCAGTTGATATATGATTGAAAACATGAAAAGATGAAACGGGGTTTTGAGGATGGTTCAAATAAATATTACTAGAAGATTTGTATGAAGATTCAGGGGAATTACGGGAGTTTGATATAATGCATTGACTGAAGCTCTGCAATTGTGCATTACTCATATTTATCAACTTATTACATTGACCGCTTATCTCATCACTGACGTGTGTATATTTTCCGATGGCTTTAAATAAGCTACAGTTGTTAAGAATAATCATATAAAATTTATGGGGGAGAAATGTACGTTGAATATCAAGATCGCTATCGACACTGTGTATGCGGTAAAAGTTTTAAGTTTCGTAcgaatatttaaattaattaaagtAGGGAGGAAAATGTGTATTGAAGTTTTTATAAATGGATGTTAACTATTGATGACTTAATTTTagtattataaaattataatagtttatttagcattattaactaatattttaaataattatacaTGTTTTTTTATGGACAAACGAAAGATTCATTAAAACACTTTCAAAGTGTCAACAACAGTACGATTGTGAAAAAGAATAAACCAAACAACTAATCGTTTTACCCAAATTAATCGGGTAAGTGTGTGTGAATTAATAAGTGATGTTTATTTCTAGTAGCTTATTGTTTATTTTCCGTCGGAATTTTATTAGATGTTAATATTTTGAAAAAGAGATTGTTTTACTTTTTCTTATCATTGTTGCTTTGATTCGGAGCatctaaaaatattataataatatttcaaaCAATTCAACGTACACTAATGAACAGAAAAGCATCACAATTGATTTTCATATAAATGCCCTATATTATGGCTCTGTTTGATTTCTGAGTCACTTGAACCCAAGTTTTGTGAAACTAGCTCACCTGAACATAACTAGCTCACGACCAAACTATGCCACTTGAAGTTGCGTAGTCTTTTGTTATGTAATGAATCACACAGAGAGGAAGGGTGAatgtatttttctgattttaggcttttcttgaaagttaatggttgaacaaagtaaattaaatcttgtatagaaaagtgttcatgcagaaattaaacttgcataaaataaagaacacagatctttaaaactcacttaatttttgtattaaaaattaagatgctttgctacaaaatttctaagctcttctaGGTTTAAGAGTTCAGCTTattctcgagagtgttacaagaatttttatctaaattgttacttctaactagaggaccagtgttaaatttataactcagttaactgctaaTTTACACcgtggataataaacatgctattagcttttctaaactgtcacttatcatttctatttatagaaaaaacaaatcttccatttctggcttaacatatctttagcatcccgtgtttactttaatcttcctctgtcagttaatctttgccattgatcttgcacactcttcaagctgctttttgtagacttgtcaatccagctgttggattgtttgttgattgtttatcttggatattaaactaatctgcaattctgtactttgagactgtacttcgagatctccagtttgattcatttgaacacttgatatctcgataagtataaaggcttatcgagatctcgggtactccataatgagtttggcttgtagaggtcttcagctcatcgagatctctagtcttcataacttcacttgacttgtagatatctctgagttctcgaatggatatagacttgtcgataactctgagttctctagtgaagaaatgacttgatGATATCTTTTTGAATTCTCGAGtaactttcctgacttctctactcccggtggatattgcttatccgttgagtaaATATAGCTCATACGTCGAGTAGATGTGTGGCTTATCCGCCGAGTagatattactcatccgtcgagtagatgttattcatccatcgaatgggtatatagctcatccgtcgagtagatattgcttatccgtcggtactctctggagtttgaatgacttctcgataagtcattctggagttctcgaatgacttctttataacgttaaatctgtgacttgtagagatcttgacttaaaacatttttctccaaacagatttattcaactccaagcttcttcaaaattcttcagAGGCATGATcgtcttgatcttcttccagatagaatccttaggcttgatactgttttaggaaaaagactcaagtctgctcctttgcatttttacagactttaagtgttacaattacataatacaaattaagataacaatacaacttacttagggttgaccccaaACTTAACTGATTACTAATGACATTTTCAGCTttagtaatctttgacatcatttattatatattacatctttatttatttatttttccttttttcttCTTTCCCTGTTGATCGATTAATAACATTCAACAAGGTTTTTGGGAGCATTAGAAAGCATAATATAttcttataattttaatttttttttcttattgTTGTAGTAAAAGTACACTACTTTTATTCGATTAAAAAAATCAGTGAACAAAAAATTAAAGAAGCTATATTTATATGTACCCGAGCATGCTTGCTAAAAAGGAAATGTGAATTAGTATAACGAATAGTGATTTttataatttctaaaaatatagTTATTTACTCccaaatttaaattttataactTTATATAGTAATATTGCTACATTACTTtgacaaaaaaaattgaaattaagaaaataaaattgaataaaaGGTTTTTAACCACCCGAAAATGGTACAGAAGCATAAGGAAAATGTTCGGATGAAGGGGTAATTTACAATATAAttgaaaaaatataaatatatgaatTTCCTACAAATTGGTTGCTGAGACATACATATGTAATTCAGAAGATTGTGTTCCCGAAACGTATTTTCATGGATGTATAAGTATTATCACAATTAATACAAGGTAGCTTAATAAGACTTGCAAATCTGAATATTCTATCAGATTTCCAGAATGGTAGCTTAATAACAGTATTGTCATCACCTTTGGGAATATTATCACAATTAGTACAAAAGTTTATGTAATATTGTAGACAAATAAATGTGATGATGAGTGCATTTTTCATTGAAATGAGGAACAAAGTACATTTTAACGGAACATCGAATAAGTAAACATAGATTGAGAAAAATATATTGCAAGTAAAAATGAGAAAATGAAAGAAACTATCAATTGTTTTAGTCATCCGCAAGATTAACTACGTATTGATCAAACTCAGGGTCCTCATTTTTGTTAGCAATCTCATCATCTACATCCTCATCCTCTTGTATCTGAGGGGATGTATACATATGACCTCCCTCCCCATATCTGTGGGTCGAGGCGTACGTACTCGCTCGAGTAAATAACTatatttacaaaaaatataaaaatcaCTCTTCGTTAAAATAGTTCATACTTCCTTCTAAGTAAGCATGTTCGGGTACATATAAATATAGATTCTTTATTTGTTTTTCTTTGATTTTTTTAATCAAATAAAAGTAGTGTACTTTTACTACAACattaaacaaaaaaaattaaaattataaggCTGTATTATGCTTTCTAATACTCCCAAAAACCTTGTTGAATGTTATTAATTGGCCAATAGggaaagaaaaaaaggaaaaaaataaataaataaagacTACGCCACTTCAAGTGGCATAGTTATTTTTGCAAGATTATGTTCATGTGGGCTAGTTTAACAAAACTCGGGTTCAACTGACCCAGAAATCAAACGGAGCCAATAATAGCCCAATGTTCAGATTTTTAGTTACATCAATTGATATTGAAATAACAAATACCTAAAATATGAACAATTTTTTGTTGTAAAATGTGAGTTCTTACATTAACCATCACCATCTCAGATTCTATTCAAGTGGTATAGATCTTCCAAAATACCATATAAATCATTCTAAAAAAACTACTTAAACCCATGATAGCACAtacaaaaatattaaatataacaCACTAATTTACCAAAAATATGGGTAAGACTGATAACTTGATAACAAGATTATCAATAAAATCCCATCCAAAAAGATTAGATCTCAATTTTATTATAAGATCGATAAATGAAAGAGGGCATAAGACAATAAAGAGGGAGGGGAATGAAAGACCGAAACCGGAGAAATGGCTGTTGGAATCCTTATGGGAGTCGACTCCCAAGAAGGAACAATAAATTTTGTCAATAAATTATGTATACATTTAAAAATAATAGTAACATTTTTTTACTTAATCTGAAAAAATTAAAATGGGTGTAGAATATAATCACATGATTTGTAATTTCAAATTTATGATAAGTAAAATGTATATTATGTACTTGTAATATTTGAATAATGCACTTTGTGTATCTCAAATTTGATATCTAGCACTTTCTGTATCCGAGATTATCAAATTAATGCAATTAGTGTACTTCCGTAAAAAAAAAAGTTAACACCGTTAGTATTTTGCCTTAGAAAGGTTAATTTGGTCATTTAACATGTAAGAcatatatttttatttcaaattaatatAGGACATATTTTTCTATATATAATAAATCATACTTAATTCTTATATAAATTATAGTTTGCTATTAAAATAATTTCATTCATGTAActtaaaaaaattcaagaagttgggttttttttaattt from the Apium graveolens cultivar Ventura unplaced genomic scaffold, ASM990537v1 ctg2880, whole genome shotgun sequence genome contains:
- the LOC141700751 gene encoding heat stress transcription factor A-4c-like, producing MMMDEGQGNSTALPPFIAKTYEMVDDLSTDPIVSWSLNHRSFVVWDPPEFSRILLPRFFKHNNFSSFIRQLNTYGFRKVDPEQWEFANEDFVRGEPHLLKNIHRRKPVHSHSTQNLHGQGGSLSPLSDSERRGYKEDIERLRYEKESMHVELQRQQQEKQQMELQMLILTERVQRLEQRQTDVISSLAQTLKTPALAMSLLPKSEEIHERKRRLPRKSLWQDDGSSEDDQTSVPQGFSKRTSGFNEELLERLEISLTYWENVAKDAAVVSVPNSPIDFDQSTSIANSPAISYTDLAIETSEIDMNSEPSRTSVPEVSILKKEPAGSLSNSPTGANDVFWEQFLTDSVDSTDGPEVHSKRKHVESRKDGSQAVDRENFWLNMRSINNLTDKLGQLAPAQRT